In Mucilaginibacter inviolabilis, a genomic segment contains:
- a CDS encoding PIG-L family deacetylase, with amino-acid sequence SKKKAPIIKKAVEGEMSGEVPATYLQLSDHVEFVLDEAAASELTRFDTPWLVKDCSWEDNILKKKAVIWLADTIGKPVLKLTEEDYNNHGMAQLAVEQGPVYNINIDIFNQIQHTITGWPGGKPDADDSQRPERALPAKKRSIIFSPHPDDDVISMGGTFIRLVDQGHDVHVAYQTSGNTAVWDDDVLRYMEFAIDFTNSIGEDSGHLHKLYEEMRAFFPQKQPNQIDTREIRNVKGFIRKTEAISGARYAGLPDDHIHFMALPFYETGKTKKNAVGEEDILLTIELLQKVKPQQIFAAGDFADPNGTHLVCFNIILAALARLKGKEAWVDDCWLWMYRGAWHEFETYEIEMAVPLSPQEVIRKRNAIFKHQSQKDRPVFPGDDAREFWVRAEDRTRDTAQRYDRLGLAEYEAMEAFVRYRF; translated from the coding sequence GAGCAAGAAAAAAGCTCCCATCATTAAAAAAGCAGTGGAAGGCGAAATGTCTGGCGAGGTGCCGGCTACCTACCTGCAATTGTCTGATCATGTAGAGTTTGTACTCGATGAGGCTGCTGCTTCCGAACTTACCCGTTTTGATACCCCATGGTTAGTAAAAGATTGTTCATGGGAGGATAATATACTGAAGAAAAAAGCCGTGATCTGGCTGGCCGATACCATTGGTAAACCGGTATTAAAGCTGACCGAGGAGGATTATAACAATCATGGTATGGCACAGCTGGCCGTAGAACAAGGACCGGTGTACAACATCAACATTGATATTTTTAACCAGATACAGCATACTATTACCGGATGGCCGGGTGGCAAGCCCGATGCGGATGATTCGCAGCGTCCGGAGCGTGCTTTGCCTGCAAAAAAACGTTCTATTATTTTTTCTCCGCATCCTGATGATGATGTGATCTCCATGGGGGGTACTTTTATCCGTTTGGTGGATCAGGGGCATGATGTGCATGTGGCTTATCAAACTTCGGGTAATACTGCCGTTTGGGATGATGATGTGTTACGGTACATGGAGTTTGCCATTGATTTTACCAACTCTATTGGTGAAGACAGTGGTCACCTGCACAAATTATACGAAGAGATGCGGGCTTTCTTTCCCCAGAAGCAGCCCAACCAGATTGATACCCGCGAGATCCGCAATGTAAAAGGTTTTATCCGTAAAACAGAAGCTATCTCGGGTGCCCGTTACGCGGGTTTACCGGATGATCATATCCATTTTATGGCTTTGCCTTTTTACGAAACCGGCAAGACCAAGAAAAATGCGGTGGGTGAAGAAGATATCCTGTTAACCATCGAACTGTTACAAAAAGTAAAACCACAGCAGATCTTTGCTGCCGGTGATTTTGCCGATCCGAATGGTACGCACCTGGTGTGTTTCAACATTATCCTGGCGGCTTTGGCCCGTCTGAAAGGTAAAGAAGCCTGGGTAGATGATTGCTGGTTGTGGATGTACCGCGGTGCATGGCATGAGTTTGAAACCTATGAAATTGAAATGGCTGTGCCGCTTTCACCGCAGGAGGTGATCCGCAAGCGCAACGCCATCTTTAAACATCAGTCGCAAAAGGACCGTCCGGTGTTCCCGGGTGATGATGCCCGTGAGTTCTGGGTAAGGGCTGAAGACCGTACCCGTGATACCGCTCAGCGTTATGACCGTCTAGGTCTCGCTGAATATGAAGCTATGGAGGCGTTTGTTAGATATCGCTTTTAA
- a CDS encoding PAS domain-containing sensor histidine kinase has protein sequence MSSPAQSLSNQQLLDVLSLYQNGIAIHVSEQSIIQYANDAMISIWGKTKNVIGKSLEEALPELKGQPFIDMFKQVWNEGITISGKDTPADLEINGELKTFYFDFEYRAIKDEHGKTYCILHTATDVTSRYLSQQREQNMAEELSAINEELSASNEELIASNEELIRSQEQQQILYNELVESNSRFRSLVKQAPVGICIIRADDLMILEVNDAYLELVGKKRNEIENLTIWNAVPEAADQYAPIMKTVIDSGVPFFAKEHELLLIRHGVPEVVFVDFVYEPIKGHDDIVNAIMVLAIEVTEKVKARLNIEEIEERGRLAVEAAEIGTFDLNLNTKAMVTSDRFNIIFGFDHPVSWETFASVIHPKDQEARLLAHAESIKSGKLFYEARITHPDHSIHWIRVQGKVFYDINDHAQRILGTLLDITHVQRLNQQKDDFISIASHELKTPITSLKASLQLLERMKENPSPVLLTKLIDQSNRSMQKISSLVEDLLNVSRTNESQLKLNKTHFVISELLKNCCNHIRVTGKYNLIIRGDEQLQIYADEHAIDQVIVNLVNNAVKYAPDSVDIVMLIELTEGFAKISVKDTGHGIPADKIPHLFERYYQAEVKGFQNSGLGLGLYISAEIIKRHGGKIGVESELGKGSTFWFTLPLN, from the coding sequence ATGAGTTCCCCGGCGCAGTCATTAAGTAATCAACAATTATTGGACGTTTTGTCTCTGTATCAAAATGGCATTGCCATACATGTATCGGAACAAAGCATTATACAGTATGCTAATGATGCCATGATTTCTATTTGGGGTAAAACTAAAAATGTTATCGGTAAATCATTGGAAGAAGCGCTACCTGAATTAAAAGGTCAGCCTTTTATTGATATGTTTAAACAGGTATGGAATGAGGGTATTACCATTTCGGGCAAAGACACTCCCGCCGATCTTGAAATAAATGGTGAGCTAAAAACCTTCTATTTTGATTTTGAATACCGGGCTATCAAAGATGAGCATGGTAAAACATACTGTATATTACATACAGCCACAGATGTGACGTCGCGGTATTTAAGTCAGCAGCGTGAACAAAACATGGCCGAAGAGCTATCGGCCATTAACGAAGAGCTTTCCGCATCCAACGAAGAATTAATTGCCAGTAATGAGGAGCTGATCAGATCGCAGGAACAACAGCAAATTCTTTACAATGAGCTGGTTGAAAGCAATAGCCGTTTCAGAAGCCTGGTAAAACAGGCCCCGGTTGGTATATGCATTATCAGAGCCGACGACCTGATGATACTGGAAGTAAACGATGCTTACCTGGAACTTGTAGGGAAAAAACGTAATGAAATAGAAAACCTCACCATCTGGAATGCTGTACCTGAGGCAGCTGATCAATACGCTCCTATAATGAAAACAGTTATTGACTCCGGCGTACCTTTTTTTGCTAAAGAGCACGAACTTTTATTGATACGGCACGGTGTGCCCGAGGTTGTGTTTGTTGATTTTGTTTATGAACCCATCAAAGGTCATGATGATATCGTTAATGCGATTATGGTTTTAGCCATTGAGGTTACCGAAAAAGTGAAGGCCCGGCTCAATATTGAGGAAATAGAAGAGCGCGGCAGACTTGCGGTTGAAGCCGCCGAAATTGGCACCTTCGACCTTAACCTGAACACAAAGGCTATGGTAACATCAGACAGGTTCAATATCATATTTGGTTTTGATCACCCGGTTTCATGGGAAACATTTGCGTCTGTTATTCACCCGAAAGATCAGGAAGCACGTTTATTAGCGCATGCAGAGTCTATTAAAAGCGGCAAACTTTTTTATGAAGCCAGGATCACCCACCCCGATCATTCCATACATTGGATAAGAGTTCAGGGAAAGGTTTTTTATGATATCAATGATCATGCGCAAAGGATATTGGGCACATTGCTTGATATTACCCATGTACAGCGGTTAAACCAGCAAAAAGATGATTTTATCAGTATAGCCAGTCATGAACTTAAAACCCCGATAACCAGCCTCAAAGCCTCTTTACAGCTATTGGAGCGAATGAAAGAGAACCCTTCGCCGGTGCTGCTTACTAAATTGATAGATCAATCAAACAGGAGCATGCAAAAAATAAGTTCGCTTGTGGAAGATCTGCTGAATGTGAGCCGTACCAATGAGTCACAGTTGAAGTTGAACAAGACCCATTTTGTAATCAGCGAATTGTTAAAAAATTGTTGCAACCATATCAGGGTTACCGGTAAATACAATCTGATCATTCGGGGCGATGAGCAGTTACAAATTTATGCCGATGAGCATGCGATAGACCAGGTTATTGTAAACCTGGTTAATAATGCTGTTAAATACGCGCCAGATTCTGTTGATATTGTGATGCTGATTGAACTTACCGAAGGATTTGCAAAAATATCGGTTAAAGATACCGGCCACGGAATACCGGCAGACAAAATACCGCATTTATTCGAAAGGTATTACCAGGCCGAGGTTAAGGGTTTCCAGAACTCGGGACTGGGACTGGGTTTATATATCAGCGCCGAGATCATTAAACGACATGGCGGTAAAATAGGCGTTGAAAGTGAATTAGGTAAAGGCAGCACCTTTTGGTTTACATTGCCATTAAACTAA
- the ftcD gene encoding glutamate formimidoyltransferase has product MSQKLIECVPNFSEGVNLDIIKQITNEVESVEGVLLLNVDPGKATNRTVVTFVGEPEKVIQAAFLAIKKAGELIDMSKQKGEHPRMGATDVCPLIPISNISMEETAEYARQLAKRVGEELQIPVYLYEQAQPNKNRSNLSVIRAGEYEGFFKKIKLPEWAPDFGPAENDVKRGATVIGARDFLVAYNVNLNTTSTRRANAIAFDVREAGRTVNDEHGNPKNIPGTLKSVKAIGWYIEEYGIAQISMNLTNIEVTPVHKAFDEVCDKANARGIRVTGSELVGLIPLKAMLDAGKYFLRKQKRSVGVSEKELIRIAIKSMGLDELGPFIPEERIIEYLLKDKAASKLVSMSLVEFADETASESPAPGGGSISAYVGSLGASLAGMVANLSSHKKGWDDRWEEFSNWAEKAQVYKDELIRLVDLDTTAFNRIMESFGLPKSTPEEKAARDKAIQDATKYAIEVPFKVMQAALNSMEVIKAMAEIGNPNSVTDAGVAALCARTAVLGAFMNVKINASGYKDKGFVTDIIAKGNDIEQKAIALEAEIIELVNEKIGL; this is encoded by the coding sequence ATGAGCCAGAAACTAATTGAATGCGTTCCGAATTTTAGTGAGGGTGTAAACCTTGATATTATCAAACAGATCACCAATGAGGTGGAATCGGTAGAAGGCGTGCTCCTGTTGAATGTTGATCCGGGCAAGGCCACTAACCGAACCGTGGTAACTTTTGTAGGCGAACCGGAGAAAGTGATCCAGGCGGCTTTCCTCGCTATAAAAAAAGCAGGAGAGCTGATTGATATGAGCAAACAAAAAGGCGAGCATCCTCGGATGGGTGCTACCGATGTTTGTCCGTTGATCCCCATCAGCAATATCAGCATGGAAGAAACCGCGGAGTATGCCCGTCAATTGGCTAAACGTGTGGGTGAAGAATTGCAAATCCCGGTTTATTTGTATGAACAGGCTCAGCCTAATAAAAACCGCAGCAATTTATCGGTAATCAGGGCGGGTGAGTATGAAGGCTTTTTTAAGAAGATCAAACTGCCAGAATGGGCACCAGATTTCGGTCCGGCAGAGAATGATGTAAAACGTGGCGCTACCGTAATCGGTGCGCGTGATTTTCTGGTGGCTTATAATGTAAATTTGAATACCACCTCAACTCGCAGAGCCAACGCTATTGCCTTTGATGTACGCGAGGCTGGCCGTACGGTAAATGATGAACATGGTAATCCAAAAAATATCCCCGGTACGTTGAAATCGGTTAAAGCCATTGGTTGGTATATTGAGGAGTATGGCATCGCCCAGATCTCGATGAATTTGACCAATATTGAGGTAACACCGGTTCACAAAGCCTTTGATGAGGTGTGTGATAAGGCCAATGCACGTGGCATCAGGGTTACCGGCAGCGAACTGGTTGGGTTGATCCCATTGAAAGCCATGCTGGATGCCGGCAAATATTTTCTGCGGAAGCAAAAACGTTCGGTAGGGGTAAGCGAAAAGGAATTGATCAGGATCGCCATCAAATCAATGGGGTTGGATGAGCTTGGCCCTTTTATCCCCGAAGAACGTATTATTGAATACCTGCTGAAAGATAAAGCCGCCAGCAAGCTGGTGAGCATGAGCCTGGTGGAGTTTGCCGATGAAACAGCCAGTGAAAGTCCGGCTCCGGGTGGTGGTTCTATCTCGGCTTATGTCGGTTCGCTGGGCGCGTCATTGGCGGGAATGGTGGCTAATCTGAGTTCCCATAAAAAGGGCTGGGATGATCGTTGGGAAGAATTCAGTAACTGGGCCGAAAAAGCGCAGGTTTATAAAGACGAACTGATTCGCCTGGTTGATCTGGATACTACCGCGTTTAACCGCATTATGGAATCGTTCGGTTTACCAAAATCAACTCCGGAAGAAAAAGCGGCCAGGGATAAAGCCATACAGGATGCTACCAAATACGCCATTGAGGTGCCATTTAAAGTGATGCAGGCCGCACTGAACAGCATGGAAGTGATCAAGGCGATGGCTGAAATTGGTAATCCCAACTCGGTAACCGATGCTGGTGTGGCGGCCCTTTGCGCCCGTACCGCAGTTTTGGGAGCTTTTATGAATGTAAAGATCAATGCCTCGGGCTATAAGGATAAAGGTTTTGTAACAGATATTATTGCAAAAGGTAATGATATTGAGCAAAAGGCGATCGCCCTCGAAGCCGAGATTATAGAACTGGTGAACGAAAAGATAGGGTTGTAA
- the hutI gene encoding imidazolonepropionase, with amino-acid sequence MKLIGRFTQILPLTGLPLKGALKDEQLHIIPNGGVLVDDGLIVAVDDFEKLRSANPSTPIEEITGDHVLLPGFVDCHTHICFAGSRAKDYALRTAGKTYLEIAKAGGGIWDSVTQTRAADEIALSSLLLSRVQRHLAEGVTTIEVKSGYGLSIDAELKQLRAIKAAADKTRASLVSTCLAAHMLPKDFDGTHPEYLHHILQNLLPVIKQQRLTNRVDIFIEESAFNTSDALNYLAKAKQMGFEVTVHADQFTTGGSEVAIQARAASADHLEASTDREINMLAKSDTVAVTLPGASLGLGMPYAPARRLLNAGACLAIASDWNPGSAPMGDLLMQAAVMGAAEKLCAAEVFAGLTFRAASALKLNDRGILAPNKLADMQAYPCNDYREILYHQGKLKPDKVWLSGI; translated from the coding sequence ATGAAACTAATAGGTCGGTTCACACAGATATTACCATTAACTGGGTTGCCATTAAAGGGCGCCTTGAAGGATGAACAGCTTCACATCATTCCAAATGGAGGCGTGCTGGTTGATGACGGGCTGATTGTGGCTGTTGATGATTTTGAGAAATTGAGATCAGCTAATCCATCGACACCAATTGAAGAAATTACCGGTGATCATGTATTATTACCAGGCTTTGTGGACTGCCATACGCACATCTGTTTCGCGGGCAGCCGGGCAAAGGATTACGCGCTGCGCACGGCGGGTAAAACCTATCTGGAAATAGCCAAAGCAGGTGGTGGTATCTGGGATTCGGTTACACAAACCCGTGCAGCAGATGAGATTGCGTTGAGCAGTTTACTATTAAGTAGGGTACAACGGCATCTGGCTGAAGGGGTTACTACGATAGAAGTGAAAAGCGGTTACGGTTTAAGTATTGATGCCGAGTTAAAACAGTTAAGAGCTATAAAAGCCGCCGCGGATAAAACACGGGCAAGTTTAGTATCCACTTGTCTGGCAGCGCATATGCTGCCCAAAGATTTTGATGGTACGCATCCCGAATACCTGCATCATATTTTACAAAACCTGCTGCCGGTTATTAAACAACAGCGCCTGACAAACCGGGTGGATATATTTATTGAAGAAAGCGCTTTTAATACTAGTGATGCTTTGAACTACCTGGCCAAAGCCAAACAAATGGGTTTTGAAGTAACCGTTCATGCCGATCAGTTTACTACGGGCGGCAGCGAGGTGGCTATTCAGGCAAGAGCCGCCTCGGCCGATCATTTGGAAGCCAGTACAGATCGTGAGATCAATATGCTGGCTAAATCTGATACGGTTGCGGTAACTTTGCCCGGTGCATCTTTAGGTTTGGGGATGCCTTATGCACCTGCCCGTAGACTGCTGAATGCCGGCGCATGTCTGGCCATTGCCAGCGACTGGAACCCGGGCTCGGCTCCCATGGGTGATCTGCTGATGCAGGCCGCAGTGATGGGCGCTGCAGAAAAATTATGCGCCGCCGAAGTATTTGCAGGTTTAACTTTCAGAGCGGCATCGGCATTAAAATTAAATGATCGTGGTATTTTAGCCCCCAATAAACTGGCCGATATGCAGGCTTATCCATGCAATGATTACCGGGAGATATTATATCACCAGGGGAAATTGAAACCGGATAAGGTATGGTTATCAGGTATATAA
- the hutU gene encoding urocanate hydratase, with protein sequence MTSSEFIKTYANHPVYKAPRGMQLHAKSWQTEAPLRMLLNNLDGQVAENPDELVVYGGIGQAARNPESLRKIIELLLELDEHHSLLIQSGKPVGIIRSHPEAPRVLIANSNLVPAWANWEHFNELRAKGLMMYGQMTAGSWIYIGTQGILQGTYETFVECGNQHFNGDLTGKLIVSAGLGGMGGAQPLAATMAGGVFLGADVDASRIQKRVDTQYIDRITHSYKEAIAWVKEAIAKKETLSVGLVSDAGDLLERLLKDNIIPDVLTDQTSAHDPLNGYIPNGLSLTEAAALRKADAVEYKRLSLKSMARHVSLMLQLQNKGAVTFDYGNNLREFAKQGGEPNAFNFPGFTPAYIRPLFCEGKGPFRWVALSGDPEDIFTTDRALMELFPEDKPLIKWLKNAQEKISFQGLPARICWLGMGDREKAGLLFNELVKTGKVKGPIVIGRDHLDCGSVASPNRETEAMKDGSDAVSDWPLLNLMANASGGATWISFHHGGGVGMGYSQHAGMVVLADGTERAATCLKRVLYNDPAMGIFRHTDAGYDKAQEWADKFGLKVW encoded by the coding sequence ATGACGAGTTCGGAATTTATTAAAACTTACGCCAACCACCCGGTGTACAAAGCACCGCGTGGTATGCAGCTGCACGCCAAAAGCTGGCAAACGGAAGCGCCATTACGGATGCTACTTAATAACCTGGATGGCCAGGTAGCCGAAAACCCAGACGAACTGGTGGTTTACGGTGGAATCGGCCAGGCAGCTCGTAACCCGGAATCACTCCGGAAAATTATTGAGTTGCTACTGGAGCTGGATGAACATCATTCGTTACTAATACAATCGGGTAAGCCGGTTGGTATTATCCGCAGTCATCCCGAAGCGCCGCGTGTGTTGATAGCCAACAGCAACCTGGTACCCGCATGGGCCAACTGGGAGCATTTTAATGAACTGCGTGCCAAAGGTTTGATGATGTACGGCCAAATGACGGCCGGCAGCTGGATCTACATTGGTACACAAGGCATTTTACAAGGCACTTATGAAACTTTTGTGGAGTGCGGCAACCAGCATTTCAACGGCGATCTGACCGGCAAGTTAATCGTAAGCGCCGGTTTAGGTGGTATGGGCGGTGCTCAACCCTTAGCTGCTACCATGGCGGGTGGGGTTTTTTTAGGCGCCGATGTGGATGCGTCTCGTATCCAAAAAAGAGTGGATACACAATATATCGATAGGATCACGCATTCTTATAAAGAAGCCATTGCCTGGGTAAAGGAAGCTATCGCCAAAAAAGAAACACTTTCGGTAGGCCTGGTAAGCGATGCCGGCGATCTGTTGGAGCGCTTGCTGAAAGATAATATTATTCCCGATGTTTTAACTGACCAAACATCAGCACATGATCCATTGAATGGATATATCCCGAATGGGTTGTCATTAACAGAAGCTGCCGCACTACGCAAAGCTGATGCGGTAGAATATAAACGGTTATCATTAAAAAGTATGGCCCGTCATGTGAGCCTGATGTTGCAATTACAAAACAAAGGTGCTGTTACTTTTGATTATGGTAACAACCTGCGCGAGTTTGCCAAACAGGGCGGCGAACCCAATGCATTTAATTTCCCGGGATTTACCCCGGCTTATATCCGGCCGTTGTTTTGCGAAGGAAAAGGGCCGTTCAGATGGGTAGCTTTATCTGGTGATCCGGAGGATATTTTTACGACAGATAGAGCACTGATGGAATTGTTTCCAGAAGATAAACCACTCATCAAATGGCTCAAAAATGCGCAGGAAAAGATCTCCTTTCAGGGCCTGCCTGCGCGTATTTGTTGGCTGGGTATGGGCGACAGGGAAAAGGCCGGATTGCTGTTTAACGAACTGGTGAAAACAGGTAAAGTGAAAGGGCCTATCGTAATTGGTCGCGACCATTTGGATTGCGGCTCGGTAGCATCGCCCAACCGCGAAACGGAAGCCATGAAAGATGGATCGGATGCGGTATCCGACTGGCCACTGCTCAACCTGATGGCTAATGCCTCAGGCGGTGCCACCTGGATTTCGTTCCACCATGGCGGCGGGGTAGGTATGGGTTATTCGCAACATGCGGGCATGGTTGTTTTGGCCGATGGCACCGAACGTGCCGCTACCTGCCTCAAACGTGTACTGTATAACGACCCTGCGATGGGTATCTTCCGTCATACTGATGCCGGTTATGATAAAGCACAGGAATGGGCAGATAAGTTTGGATTGAAGGTATGGTAA
- the hutH gene encoding histidine ammonia-lyase: MNSIFNYGTDHLTIGICLDIAAGKTKGVINAEADKAIRASWREVEKIVHAQHPVYGINTGFGPLCDTRISEADTSLLQSNILKSHSVGVGKPIPKEIAKLMLITKVQALAQGYSGVAPETLHRIIWHIDHDIIPIVPEKGSVGASGDLAPLSHLFLPLIGLGEVYEHNERVPAGDLLKKHNLQPLVLGPKEGLALINGTQFILAFAVKAVQRLDDALNRADLIGALSLEGLMGSARPFDARLHAIRPFKGTKVVADRLFTLLTGSEINSSHANCDRVQDPYSLRCMPQVHGASRNAWLHLKELTEIELNSVTDNPVIFNADDTISGGNFHGQPLALPLDYATVAAAELGNIADRRCYLMSEGRYGLPKLLTQDAGLNSGLMIPQYTTAALVTENKTLCFPASADSVPTSLGQEDHVSMGSISGRKLHQVIDNLEYIQAIELLYAAQAVDFRRPLKSTPVIEAIHDLVRQHVPHIQDDRVFATDIHNLHQLITNGSLLAIANETAIHHHINLSHDEFGIY, translated from the coding sequence ATGAATAGTATATTTAATTATGGTACCGATCATTTAACTATAGGCATTTGCCTGGATATAGCAGCCGGTAAAACCAAGGGTGTTATTAATGCCGAAGCCGATAAAGCCATCCGTGCTTCCTGGCGCGAGGTGGAGAAAATTGTACACGCCCAGCATCCGGTTTATGGTATTAATACAGGTTTTGGTCCGCTGTGTGATACCCGCATATCCGAGGCTGATACCAGTTTGCTGCAAAGTAATATCCTGAAAAGTCATAGCGTGGGTGTAGGTAAACCCATCCCAAAAGAAATTGCCAAATTGATGCTGATCACCAAAGTACAGGCATTGGCGCAGGGCTATTCTGGTGTGGCACCTGAAACATTGCATCGCATCATCTGGCATATCGACCATGATATTATTCCCATAGTTCCTGAAAAAGGATCGGTAGGAGCTTCCGGTGATCTGGCGCCGTTATCGCATTTGTTCTTACCGCTGATTGGTTTAGGCGAAGTGTATGAGCATAACGAGCGCGTACCTGCCGGTGACTTATTAAAAAAACATAACCTGCAACCCCTGGTATTAGGCCCCAAAGAAGGCCTGGCATTGATCAACGGTACACAATTTATATTAGCCTTTGCTGTAAAAGCCGTTCAGCGCCTGGATGATGCGCTGAACCGCGCCGACCTGATCGGCGCTTTATCATTAGAAGGACTCATGGGCTCCGCAAGACCATTTGACGCACGGTTACACGCTATCCGTCCCTTTAAAGGTACCAAAGTAGTAGCCGACAGGTTGTTTACTTTATTAACCGGATCAGAGATTAACTCCTCACATGCAAATTGCGACAGGGTACAGGATCCATACTCATTAAGGTGTATGCCACAGGTTCATGGTGCATCGCGCAATGCCTGGCTGCATCTGAAAGAACTGACAGAAATAGAGTTGAATTCCGTAACCGATAACCCCGTTATTTTTAATGCCGATGATACCATCAGCGGAGGTAATTTCCATGGTCAGCCATTGGCTTTACCATTGGATTATGCCACCGTTGCGGCTGCCGAGTTAGGCAATATTGCCGATCGTCGCTGCTATTTGATGAGCGAGGGCCGTTACGGTCTGCCCAAACTGCTTACACAGGATGCGGGTTTAAACTCTGGCTTAATGATACCCCAATACACCACTGCGGCGCTGGTCACCGAAAATAAAACCCTGTGTTTTCCGGCCAGTGCCGATAGTGTGCCTACTTCCCTGGGGCAGGAGGATCATGTATCTATGGGCTCCATCAGCGGGCGCAAGCTGCACCAGGTAATTGATAACCTGGAATATATACAGGCTATTGAACTGTTGTATGCAGCACAGGCGGTTGACTTCAGGCGGCCCTTAAAATCAACACCGGTTATTGAAGCGATTCACGATCTGGTAAGGCAACATGTACCCCACATACAGGACGACCGTGTTTTTGCAACCGATATCCATAATTTACATCAACTGATCACTAACGGCTCTTTGCTGGCAATCGCTAACGAAACAGCTATTCATCACCATATCAATCTCAGTCATGACGAGTTCGGAATTTATTAA
- a CDS encoding MarR family winged helix-turn-helix transcriptional regulator has protein sequence MNLYQSLGYLVLGSRLRRLSEAFLAEINRAYQNEGIDFDASWFPVFYLLSKNEALSIKELSEQIEVSHPAASQLITNLKNRKLVTSATCADDGRRQLVTLTDSGRELLTQILPMWDAISTAMTELVESDEIAKQLLPAITGLETAFRQTNLAEVISQKLITDLKTTSHE, from the coding sequence ATGAATTTATATCAAAGCCTGGGTTACCTGGTTTTAGGCAGTCGTTTACGTCGCCTGAGCGAAGCTTTTCTGGCCGAAATTAACCGTGCCTACCAAAATGAGGGTATTGATTTTGATGCCAGCTGGTTTCCTGTTTTTTATTTGCTATCTAAAAATGAGGCCCTATCCATCAAAGAATTGAGCGAACAGATCGAAGTTTCGCACCCGGCTGCCAGTCAGCTTATTACCAATTTAAAGAACCGTAAGCTGGTTACTTCGGCTACCTGTGCCGATGATGGTCGCAGGCAACTGGTAACACTTACCGATAGTGGTCGTGAGTTATTAACACAGATATTACCCATGTGGGATGCTATCAGCACCGCGATGACCGAACTGGTGGAAAGCGATGAGATAGCCAAACAACTATTGCCAGCCATAACCGGACTGGAAACTGCCTTTCGTCAGACAAACCTGGCCGAAGTTATCAGCCAGAAATTAATTACCGATCTAAAAACAACCAGCCATGAATAG